GTGTATCCCTCATACTTGACGCCTTTGTTGAAGGTGATCGTGTTGATGAAATCGTTCATCTGCGGCGAGATGGCCGTTACGAGCCAGCCGCCGGCGACGCCGATGGCTCCTTTCTTGAGGATGTCACCGAGGTCCAGCGCCTTTGCCGCGGGTACGGATACCACCATCACCGCGCAGATAAGCGCCGCCGCCACGGCGTTATGGATTTTTTTCTTCATCATTCTCATTTCAGACCTTTCTTTTAATATACCGCTAATATGCTACCGAACTTGGCCTGTGTCTTTTATCGAGTATCTCGATCATGACACGGTCCACCGTTCTCATTCCCTCGCGCGATATGCGCCCGACATTTTCCACCGTCTCTTCGATCGTCTCGCCGAAAACTCCCTGCGGGACGGCAAGCTTCTGCCCCATGAGCGCCCACTCCGCCGCGTAATAGGCTTCGGCGGCCGCGGCTCCGACCTTCAGCGCGCAGCTCTCCTTTGCCCCGTCGCAGAGCATCCCCGCGATATTCGCAAGCAACAGGCTCATCGCGGTGCATATCTGTTCGTAGCTTCCGCCCATCAGATAGGTCATGCCCGCGGCGGCTCCCGCTCCCGCGGCGACGGAACAGCCGCAGACGGGGGAGAGGCGTCCCAGGTTATGCTTGACGAAGCTCGTCGCGATATGGCTCACGGCGACGGCCTTCGCGATCTCATCCTCGCTCTTGCCGGCCCGTTTCCCCAGCACCGCGACGGGGAGGATCGCCGTTATCCCGTGATTGCCGCTGCCGGCGCTGCTCATGACGGGAAGCAGGATGCCGGACATCCTCGCCTCCGCCGCGGCGGCGCAGGTGCTGCGTATCTCCATCGCCACGGGGATCGGGCCGCAGGCAGGGTCGATCTTAAGCAAAGAACGCCCGAACTTGCTGCTCTGAAGGCAGGCGCCGCAGCTGCTGCACTCTTCCTGAGTCTTGAAGCCGCCGTCCGCGACCCTGTAGTTCATGTTGATGCCGTCCCATATAAAACTGACATCTTCGGCGTCGATCTCATCGGCCAGGGCGAGCGCCTCCTGCAGAGTCTGCGGGAAGCCGTCGTCAAAGCCGCTTGCAGACACACCATTGCGCTCAGCTTCAAATTTAGTTTCGTTGTCCAACACCGTTTTGACAACGTTAGAATGGCTGTTTTCGATGAGGCAGACCGCCTTGTGTCCGGGGGTGAACACTGATGCAAGCACATATACGCCGCTCCGGTCAGGATCACAATAGATGGAAACGCGCTCGTCGCGCACCCAGGCCTCGGCCTTCGCCACATCCTCAAGCGTGCTGCTGCGAAGCACCTCCAAACCTAAAGAGGCGTCGCCGCAGATCGCGCCCATCGCCGCCGCGATGGCGTTGCCGCGCGCCCCCTTCGTTCCGGGGATGCCTACCGCCATGCCGTTTTTATAGATGCTTGAGCTGACCGTCACGCGTACCGCGGCAATATCGTCCCTGTCCGGCAGCTCCGCACAGGCGTGGGCCACCGCGAGGGGCCACCGCCCCCGGCTCGGTACATCCCAACGCGGGTTTCACCTCATTGCGAAGAAACTCTTTTAATGTCAGCAATGTTTTCCCTCCTTAATTTCGATAATCATTTTTTCCGGACAGTGCCGATAGATACCATGTCCCCCAGCACTACGCCTCGTTCTTTTGCCGAACGTCTGTCGTGGCTTTGAATGATGATATTCATATGGTTAGGCATATGAATATCGTCAAAGCCGACAACTTTCCCTATCAGCCTGCCTGCTATATATAAGCCATCGCCTAAGATTATATGCCCTCCCTGCAAAACTTCAAAGAAGCAGATATAACCTATTTTATTCACTTCTCCGCCAAGCTCGATGCCGTCTTCATCCGTAACTATCACCTCATGGATATCATATTTTTTCAGCGACCTTGCGTAGTGGTTTTCGACCTTCAGCTTTCTGTCATCCCTCGTCCCATCCAAAACGACGATCACCTCTCCCTCGGCATCCCTTTTAGCGTGAAAGATATCGGGGTTAAATTTTAAAATCATCCATCATCCCACCCTTTCCATGATCTTTAAACGGCATAACATAATATAAATCAAGCCCTCCTCTATGATCAAAGGAGGGCCTGCAAAAACAATTCACCGGAGAATAATATTAATTGGCCGCCCGCAGTGCCTTTCCACTCTTTTTAAACTGCGCGAACATCAGCGCGAATAACATTGCGAGTCCGGCGATATCCGAGATAGTCTCCGGCACGATGAGAAGGAGTGCCGCGACAATGAACAAAGCCCGCATCGGCCATCCCATGCTGCCCTTCCAGTAGCCGATGACGCCTATCCCCAGCCCCATTATACCCATCACGCAGGTAAAAAAGACCCAGGCGATGGACGGAACAGACCCCAAGCCAAGCAGCGCGGGATTATAGACGAAGACAAACGGTATAAGGAAAAGGATTATGGCGAGACGTACCGCTTCGATGCCGGTCTCCCACAGGCCGGTCTCCGCAATACCGGCCGCCGTATAAGAGGCGATTGCGACTGGCGGCGTAATCATCGACATATTGGCAAAATAGAAAATGAACATATGAGCGACTATCGCCTCCACGCCAAGGTTCTGCATCGCCGGCGCCAGCAGCACGGCGCTCATAATATAGGCGGCGCTGGTAGGCATACCCATTCCCATGATAATTATCATAACCGTTGAGAGGAGGAGAGCCAACAACAGGCTGTTTGCGGAGAAGGAGGCGATAACGGAACTGAAACGCAGCCCCAGGCCGGTAAATACGACCTCCCCAATGACGATCCCAGCCAAAGCACAGGGAAGGGCTACTATTACGGATGCTTTTGTCCCATCGACTCCCATATCGATAATCTCTCTGATCGACAGCCGCGTATCTTTCTTGACCTGGCAAAGAAGGATGAGTACCACGGTGGAGGCAAGAGCGGAATACATTAGCGAACGCCCCATGGCGATCAGAGAGACAAGTACGACTATCGGAAGCATAAGGTGCAGATAGCCCTTTATTATGGCAAGGTGTTCTTTAGCGTCTATAACCTCGGGCTTTATTTCCTGCTTGCTGGCTTCAAGATGTACTTCCCAGAGCAGCGAACCGACATAAAGCAGCGCCGGCAGCGTCGCGCAGAGAATGATTTTAAAATAGGATATCCCGATCATATCCGCCATAATGAACGCCGAGGCCCCCATTACTGGAGGGATAAGCTGTCCTCCTGTACCGGCAGTGGCAAGGAGCGCCGCGCTGAATACCGGCTTGAAGCCGCCCTTTTCCATCATTGGGTATGTAATGACCCCGACGGAGGCGACATTTGCGGCGGCGCTGCCGCTGATCATCCCGAACAACCCCGACGCGAGAATAGAGGCCTTGCCCGGGCCCCCGACGGAATTACGGGTGGCGTATTTAGCAATCGAAACAAATAATTTCCCCGCCGGCGTCGCGGCCAGAAAAGCTCCGAAAATCATAAAGTAAAAGATCGTGTCCGCGGAGGCGGCTATCGGGCTCGAGAAAATACCGCCGGTGGTCATTACTTGATTTTCCACGAAGCTGATCAGATCCACTCCAGGATGAGACAGAATGCCGGGAAGGCTTTTGCCGAAAAAGCTGTAGGCCATGAATATCACGGCGATAATCGTCATCGACCAGCCAAGGTATCGCCTGCCGGCCTCCATCAAAAGAAGAACGAGGGAAAAGGCGAAAATCTTGTCCAGCAAGAACAGGTCGTCAACGAAGGGAATCCTCTCCACGATTCTCACTGAATTTACTGCGATGTGAATCATAAACGCGAAGGTGACCAGGAAACAGGCGGCGTCAACAAACGCTGAAAGCACGGGCTTGTCCTTGATAAAAGGTTTAAGGAGGAAAACCAGCAGCAATGCAAAGCCAACATGCAGCGGTTTTATGACCATTCCCTGAACAGGTACAAAAGCTATATATATCTGCCCCGCCAGCCAGCAGAGAGAGACGATAAAGGCCAGCCGTTTACGTATATTTTCCAATTAAGACCATTCCTTCCAAACGATCTTGCCCTCAAATGTCACACTAGAACGGGTTCCGGGTTAAGAGACAGGGGGAAAGGCTGATTGCTGAACTCAATTCCCCCTGAGAGCTGCGCTATAAAAATTTCTTGACGAATATCGGGTTATTTAATATATCCTTTTTCTTTGTAATACTTCGCAGCGCCGGGGTGAAGCGGGACACCGCCAAGGTTTTCCGGATTGCCGGCTTTTGCCGGTTCAAAATCCGCGAAAGCCTTATGCCCTTTCACAAGCGCCTCCTTACCCTCGACTACGGCTTTAGTGATCTTATACGCGGTCTCGTCATCCATCTTGTCAGTGACCGTAAGCGTGGAGCGATATCCGGGCAGGACCAGGTCTGCGGTCTGTCCCTTGAAACTGTCCTTCGGGAGCGGTGACTGGGTATACCCATACTTTTCAAGTTTTTTCAGTGCACCCTTGGAAATTGTGATAAGGTCTATCTTGCCTAGCACCGCAAGCTCCGTGAAAGTCGGATGCCCCTTGGAGAGAGCCTGGATAAAGACGTCACAGCGGCCGTCCTTTATCGCGTTCGTAATGGCCTCAAAGTCCGTATGGTCTACGGCTCCCCCCCACTTCTTGATATCGTCGTAATTCATGCCGACCGCCTCCAGCACATGAGCGGCCGAAGCCTCGCCGGTGGTGCCGCGCTGAACCGTCATCAGGCGGATCTTCTGCTTGTTCTTTACAACATCTTCCAGCGATTTGATGCCGCTGCCCCGACGCACGGCGATACCTACATAGAACTGATCCAGCCCTCCGGCCAATGTCCGAATGTTCTTTATCGGCTGTTCAAAAAGGACCTGCCCGTTCCAGGCCCAGAGGTTATTGTTATCCATCGTGAGGGCGATGTTCATCTGATTCTTGCCCATCAGTTTAAGATTGCCGATGCCTCCGGCGATCGGCGCGGCGTCTATCTTCATATCAGGATAGGCCTTCTTAACCGCGTCAGCAATGCAGGCCGCCTGAACGTACCACGTACTGCCGACCTTATTGGAGCCGATCTTGAGGTCCTGTTGGGCGGCAAAACCGCTTGCGCACACAAAAAAGATTGTCATTACAGATGCCAAAATACCCAGAATAGCCCTATTGCCCTTTTTCATAAAAATAGCCTCCTTACCCTTTTCATAATGGTGTCATTACGATTCCTTACACTTTCAAGTTCTTTTGACGCCAGCCCGTGGAAGGATTCCCGCGTTATTTCTTTAATAACAATATGGGATATTGTTTTCCACGGCGTTGGGAATCCAGCGCGGCACCGGCGGTACCAATTCGCTCTCATCCGGGACCCGCAGTTCGATCAGCACGGGACCGCTATATTCGATGGCCTCTTTCAGCGTTTCGCCTATCTTCGCGGGATCGTCAAGCTTGTATGCTTTCACGCCAAAAGCCCTCGCTACCCCAGCATAATCCACCGCGCCAAAATCCGTGGCGAAGAAGTCGGAACGGTAAACATGAGCCGTTTCTCCTTTGATCCAACCAAAAACATTGTTATTACAGACGATCATTTTGACATTTACGCCAAGACGGGCGTATGTCTCAAGTTCACCGCAGTTAAAATGAAAACTGCCGTCTCCTCCCATCGCGATCACGGTATGGTCGGGGTGGGCCACGGCGACGCCGACTGCGGCGGGCAGGGCGTAACCGAGCGCTCCGTTTGAATAATTTGAAAGGAAGAGACGCCCCTGTTTTGTCTGTTTTATGTAGGCGGCGGAGAAAATGCTGCCAACGCTGGGCTCTACCACAATATAGCTTTTCTCGGGCAGCAGCGCCTCTAGCTCCTTCATAAAACGCACCGGATGTATGGGAGACTGTTCGGAGCTTTCAATTCCTTTGAGTGATTCGTCAAGCGCCCTCATAGCCGGCGCCGCTTCGCAGCCGTTCTCCGCGTTGGACCTGACGCCTTCGGCCTTTATCTTCTCGACCATCATCGCCACCGTCGCCTTGGCGTCGCCTAGAAGGACAGCATCCGTGCGGTAATTGTTCCCAGCGTCCACTCCATCAATGTTAAGATATATAACCTTCAGGCCATCACTCTGTTTGGGAAGTTTCCAGGCATCCGTGCCAGCGGAGTCCGTGTTGGAACCGATGAAGAATACGAGGTCGGCCGTCTCGAGAAATTTATTCGAATAGCTCGTGCCGCCTCTGGCGCCGATCAGACGAATCGAAAGAGGGTGAGTTTCAGAGATCGTTCCCTTGCCCGTCATCGTGCAGCCGACCGGAATATTGAGCCGTTCGGCAAGCGCCCTGACTTCATCGCCGGCATCGGAGATCAAAGCGCCCTGACCGCAGACGATTACCGGGCGTTTGGCCGTGGACAGCAGTTTTATCGCTTTGTCGATCTGGGAGAAGTCCGCGACCGGACGATATGCCGGCCATTCAGCCATGCAGGGATCAGCGTAGAGATCGTCTATCTCCGCCTCCTCCGTATATATATCCATCGGCACCCTGATATGCACCGCGCCGGGGCGGCCTGAGAGCGCGACTCTGAAGGCCCTGCGGATAAGAAACGGAATATCCTTAGCCTTCGTCACAAGGATGCTCTCTTTCGTGACGGCACTATAAAGACGGTTCTGGTCGAAACCGGAGAGCATATTTCTCTTATCGTTATTGTATGGCACATCCGAGGTGAAACATATCGTCGGAACGGCTCCTGTAAATGATTCGAGAACGCCCGGGACTGGATGCGAACCTCCTGGACTCGGCGCTTCGCTGATGCCGACCCGTCCGCTGACCTTCGCGTAAGCCTCTGCCATGTAGGCGGCAGCCCGTTCGTCATGAGTCAGAATGTGTTCTATCTCGGCACATTTCAGCCACTCACGGTAAAATCCCAGCGTCGTCTCTCCGGGCAGGCCAAAAACATGCTTGACCCCGTGAAGCTTCAGCATTTCTAATATAATCTGCGCACCAGACATATTCATACGCATACCCCCAATATTTTTTGAAAACTGATCATCGCCGCCCGTCATAGATGAGCAGCAATAATATAAGCAAAATTTACTTTATTGTCAACCACAAAAGTCTTTTCAATAATTTATTGTTTTGGACATGAATCATGTTACAAAAGTTTTGTGCCCAACAACGCAGAAAAGACCGCCGCTGTCGGAGCGGAGGCCTTAGACCTTGCAAAAACAGATATTCCGTAAACGGCTGTGGGGACGGTAAAAAATGTTTCTATTCGAGGCGGAGCTTCTTCGCGTTGCTTATGACATCCGTAAGGTGTTTTCCCATCAGTAAAGCCGCTTTGTCCGGGTCGTGATCTTTTATCGCCTGCAATACTTTTTCATGTGAAACATTGACAGGCTGATTATACATTTTGAATGTCCCGATAAAGAAATCCTGCCACTGGACCGACAGACCGATCAGGTCATAAAGGTTGCTGAGGATCGAGCTGCGGGCCATCTTAATGACGGTCTTGTGAAAGGCTGCGGAATGGTCGGCATAGTTTTCATTCTTTTCCATCCCGCTGTACTGCGCCCGCACGATGTCTTCCAATTCAGCGATATCCTCCGGAGTTGCCTTGAGCGCCGCCTGATATGCAGCTTCGCGCTCGAGCGCGCGTCTCGCCGTTAAAATATCCACCACATTATAGTTATGTATGGGGCTTTTCTCCATAAGTTTTTTCAGCGTCTCACCATATTTCTTCGTCGCCTCAAGGTTAGCAAGCCTCTCGATACCTTTATCTGTTATGACATGCCCTTGAAACCCCTTCCGCTCGAGCATGCCTCTCTGGCGAAAAGAACGGAGCGCCCTGCCGATGCCGGCCTCGCTTATCACTATGCCCTGCCGTTCCAGTATCTCGGCAATCGCACCCGCTCCCATAGGCGTTTCAGCCTCACGCATCATATGCAATATGGGAAACTCCAAGGGGTTGACATTTTCTTCCACAGTCTTCATAGCCTTCCTCCAAGCCTTAAAAAAACCATCCATCGTATCAACGTTACGAGGTAATTATAAAACATATAATATCTTTATGTGCAAGCATCTATTTGTGGGGTGATTCCGCCTCAGGTCATAAGGATCCGGACAATTACCTGACAAAAGTCAATTTATTTATTGAATTATTATCCCGTAGTTGACAAATAATCCCGGCTAATGTAATTTTATTGGCGTTTTTGCCATTTACGGCTATTTTATACGAACCTCAGGAGGCACTTTTTATGGAATCATACGCAACAGACCTACTCACCGCGCTGGCCGTCGTAATGAACGGGATACCGCAGGGGTTGCTTTCACTTTCGCTCGGCTTCGCGGCGTTCCCCACCGCGATAGCCTTTCTCATCGGAGCCGCCGGCTCGTTCGCCTTCAACTCCGTGGCTACCATATCTTTCCAGGCCGAGACTATCGCCGTCGCCGGCAAGATGGGCAGCACGCCGCGCGAGAGAATGAGCCTCGTCTTTTGGGGCGCGCTCTTCCTTCTCATCCCCTCGCTGCTCGGACTTAACGAAAAGATCGTCGAAATGATCGGCCCCGTCATCGTCAACGCGATGATGGCCGGCGTCGGCGTCATGCTCGCGCTCGTTTCGGTCGATATGCTTGAATCCGAGAAGTATTCCGGCATTTCCTCTATGGCGGTCGCGCTCGCCACCTGGTTCGTCACCTTCGACCTCGCGAAGACGGTGATCATCT
The window above is part of the Cloacibacillus evryensis DSM 19522 genome. Proteins encoded here:
- a CDS encoding TRAP transporter permease — encoded protein: MENIRKRLAFIVSLCWLAGQIYIAFVPVQGMVIKPLHVGFALLLVFLLKPFIKDKPVLSAFVDAACFLVTFAFMIHIAVNSVRIVERIPFVDDLFLLDKIFAFSLVLLLMEAGRRYLGWSMTIIAVIFMAYSFFGKSLPGILSHPGVDLISFVENQVMTTGGIFSSPIAASADTIFYFMIFGAFLAATPAGKLFVSIAKYATRNSVGGPGKASILASGLFGMISGSAAANVASVGVITYPMMEKGGFKPVFSAALLATAGTGGQLIPPVMGASAFIMADMIGISYFKIILCATLPALLYVGSLLWEVHLEASKQEIKPEVIDAKEHLAIIKGYLHLMLPIVVLVSLIAMGRSLMYSALASTVVLILLCQVKKDTRLSIREIIDMGVDGTKASVIVALPCALAGIVIGEVVFTGLGLRFSSVIASFSANSLLLALLLSTVMIIIMGMGMPTSAAYIMSAVLLAPAMQNLGVEAIVAHMFIFYFANMSMITPPVAIASYTAAGIAETGLWETGIEAVRLAIILFLIPFVFVYNPALLGLGSVPSIAWVFFTCVMGIMGLGIGVIGYWKGSMGWPMRALFIVAALLLIVPETISDIAGLAMLFALMFAQFKKSGKALRAAN
- a CDS encoding serine dehydratase subunit alpha family protein, whose amino-acid sequence is MAHACAELPDRDDIAAVRVTVSSSIYKNGMAVGIPGTKGARGNAIAAAMGAICGDASLGLEVLRSSTLEDVAKAEAWVRDERVSIYCDPDRSGVYVLASVFTPGHKAVCLIENSHSNVVKTVLDNETKFEAERNGVSASGFDDGFPQTLQEALALADEIDAEDVSFIWDGINMNYRVADGGFKTQEECSSCGACLQSSKFGRSLLKIDPACGPIPVAMEIRSTCAAAAEARMSGILLPVMSSAGSGNHGITAILPVAVLGKRAGKSEDEIAKAVAVSHIATSFVKHNLGRLSPVCGCSVAAGAGAAAGMTYLMGGSYEQICTAMSLLLANIAGMLCDGAKESCALKVGAAAAEAYYAAEWALMGQKLAVPQGVFGETIEETVENVGRISREGMRTVDRVMIEILDKRHRPSSVAY
- a CDS encoding FadR/GntR family transcriptional regulator encodes the protein MKTVEENVNPLEFPILHMMREAETPMGAGAIAEILERQGIVISEAGIGRALRSFRQRGMLERKGFQGHVITDKGIERLANLEATKKYGETLKKLMEKSPIHNYNVVDILTARRALEREAAYQAALKATPEDIAELEDIVRAQYSGMEKNENYADHSAAFHKTVIKMARSSILSNLYDLIGLSVQWQDFFIGTFKMYNQPVNVSHEKVLQAIKDHDPDKAALLMGKHLTDVISNAKKLRLE
- a CDS encoding DUF6917 domain-containing protein; its protein translation is MILKFNPDIFHAKRDAEGEVIVVLDGTRDDRKLKVENHYARSLKKYDIHEVIVTDEDGIELGGEVNKIGYICFFEVLQGGHIILGDGLYIAGRLIGKVVGFDDIHMPNHMNIIIQSHDRRSAKERGVVLGDMVSIGTVRKK
- a CDS encoding TAXI family TRAP transporter solute-binding subunit, whose protein sequence is MKKGNRAILGILASVMTIFFVCASGFAAQQDLKIGSNKVGSTWYVQAACIADAVKKAYPDMKIDAAPIAGGIGNLKLMGKNQMNIALTMDNNNLWAWNGQVLFEQPIKNIRTLAGGLDQFYVGIAVRRGSGIKSLEDVVKNKQKIRLMTVQRGTTGEASAAHVLEAVGMNYDDIKKWGGAVDHTDFEAITNAIKDGRCDVFIQALSKGHPTFTELAVLGKIDLITISKGALKKLEKYGYTQSPLPKDSFKGQTADLVLPGYRSTLTVTDKMDDETAYKITKAVVEGKEALVKGHKAFADFEPAKAGNPENLGGVPLHPGAAKYYKEKGYIK
- a CDS encoding thiamine pyrophosphate-binding protein, with translation MNMSGAQIILEMLKLHGVKHVFGLPGETTLGFYREWLKCAEIEHILTHDERAAAYMAEAYAKVSGRVGISEAPSPGGSHPVPGVLESFTGAVPTICFTSDVPYNNDKRNMLSGFDQNRLYSAVTKESILVTKAKDIPFLIRRAFRVALSGRPGAVHIRVPMDIYTEEAEIDDLYADPCMAEWPAYRPVADFSQIDKAIKLLSTAKRPVIVCGQGALISDAGDEVRALAERLNIPVGCTMTGKGTISETHPLSIRLIGARGGTSYSNKFLETADLVFFIGSNTDSAGTDAWKLPKQSDGLKVIYLNIDGVDAGNNYRTDAVLLGDAKATVAMMVEKIKAEGVRSNAENGCEAAPAMRALDESLKGIESSEQSPIHPVRFMKELEALLPEKSYIVVEPSVGSIFSAAYIKQTKQGRLFLSNYSNGALGYALPAAVGVAVAHPDHTVIAMGGDGSFHFNCGELETYARLGVNVKMIVCNNNVFGWIKGETAHVYRSDFFATDFGAVDYAGVARAFGVKAYKLDDPAKIGETLKEAIEYSGPVLIELRVPDESELVPPVPRWIPNAVENNIPYCY